The window CGTAAATGACCGGCACATCAACGTTGAGTTTAGGAATGATCAGCCGTGGGTCGGGGCTGACAGTGGTGCTACTTGCTGGATTGACGATGATGTTTTGTGGATCAACATTGCCTGGGGTGGTGTAGGCGGCGGCGATGCCAAATAGAACGCGGTTGTACTGCAAAAAGACGAACGCTAGCAGCACCAATACACCCGCCAGTGCCGGGATGAAGTGGCGTGACTTGGTGACTTTTTTGGCCTTGTCACGGACGGTCTGCTGGATCTGGGCACGGAGGCGCTTGATGGGGTTTTGGGTGGACAACATATCAGTCATGGCCGGCGCGGCGGCGGTGTTAGCGTCGCGAGCAGACTGGACCAGCCGGTCAAATTCCTGTTGCTTTTGATCGAGGTGCGAGGCATAATAGCGCTCGTAGTACATCTGGTAGTATTTTTGCCACGAGCTGTGGTACTGCTTCCACTGGTCGGCGGTGATTTGCGGCTGATGAGTGGGGGTTTTTGCTGGAGCGGTTGGTTGCGGCTGTGTGGTTGGTGGCGCGGCGGTGGGCTTGTCCGTTGACTTGTTCGCTGGCTGGGGCTGAGGTGACTCGGTGATGTGAGCGGGATGAGCAGGAGATGGCGCTGTGGCTGGCTGGGTCGGTTGTGCTGCCGGTGGCGCGGTGTTCAGGGCGTGTGGGCTTGGCGTGCGCGGTGGCGGCGTGACAGTGGTGCGCTCGGTCGGTTCTGGATGTGGCTGCTCCGTGGGCCGCGGCTGAACCACCGGTGTGGTGTGTGGCGTGGACTCGGTGCTGCGACCGCCATATATAGCATTAATTTGATCACGAATAACATTAGCGGCAGCAGCTTGCGAGCCAGAATAATCACGTGGTGGCGGCGTCAGTGGACGAGGTTGACTCGAGATTGGCGCTCCCACTCGCCTGCCAAACTGATCGTCATGTGGATTCATCACCCCTTATTATACGGGAAAACGTCGGAAAGATAAAGTATCCGGGCTCTTGCTGATGTGGTAGCGGCCGTGGTATAATTACCCTCGGATGACTTGGGGCGTTCTCTCGTGCCGCGGTGGCGGAAATTGGTAGACGCGCTAGACTCAAAATCTGGTGAGCAATCGCTCGTGCCGGTTCAAGTCCGGCCCGCGGTACCAGAGGTCGCCTCAGTTTGTTTAATTTTATTCCCGTTTTGTAGCGGGAGTTTTATTGGTGGCAATACCTTATGAGAAGCTAATGTTAAGAATGAGAATGATGTCCGCACCCTTTCTTCTCTGGCTTTTGTTTTAGTGGCGGCAGAAGCATACAGTCAGCAACCTGTAGATCGAGAGAATGACCCTCATTACTAAAGTCAAACTCGATGAGGGACTGTTCGTTAAATTCTCTCCCCGAGAGATTGTTCTGCGTGATACCGCCAACGATGACGGTTGGGTCTGTCGGCAGCATATTTTCTGTCCAGCGAATCACATGCCGTCTACTAATTCCCCTGGGAATCTTGGCAATGGTGACGTGTGGCTTGAATTTTTTATGGTGAGGAGTGGTAGCCCCTGCTTCTATAAATGCTTGCTTGATACGTCGTCTTTCTTCCCGCGGTAAAGTTTGGCTGAGGTCATTGAATACCAGAGTGAGTGCACACTCTCCTAATATACGAGCGCCAACTACATTGAGCTCAAGGCTCTTTTGTGATTGTTCCGGTAGGCGGACCTGCAGTCTAGACGGATGTAGAATCTTTGGGTATTCTCGTGCACCTAGGATAGTAAGATGACGCTCCCCGGATTGCGTTGGTTTTATGGGGTTGTCATTCAGTCTACTAAATCGTTCCTGTATCTCTTGAGCAAAATCTGGATCTGACAGAGGAAATTCAGCCACAGGATGGTAAATCAGGCATTTTCGTGACATAGCTATCCTTGTTATACCGCGTAGTCTATAAATCGTCAAGAGCTGGTGGGAACTGCCCCGGTTTATACGCTAGCGGCAATGCTGGTGCTGATGGCGGCTAACGGTGCTTCGGGTGACCACAAGAGGTAGCTGGCGGCGTGCGCAGCGGTTTGTCCGCGCCACAGCTGCATCGGCTCGGTCCAGGCTTGGGTGACGACTTCTCCGCCCCGTGCGATGACGAGTTGATCGGCATGAAAAACTACTAATGTGACCGGATAGGTGATGGTGAATTTGTGCAGCGCCTCGACGAACTGCGCCAGCTGCATGCTGAATGTCAGGATTTTTGGATAGTAGACGCTGCGAAAGAGTTTCTGTACTTGGGCGAACGAGGCGACAAAGACGACGTGGGGATTGTCGAGGATGGCGGAAAAGCTGTTTTGCACCAGGTCGATGGCGTCGCGGCTCAGTACGACCGGCCGGTGGTACTGGCGCACAAATTGCTCGTACAACGCGGCTGTTTCACTATTTTTGCCGGCGTCGCCGATCAGCAGCATGACGCTAGCCCACTCGCCGAGCACAGCCAATTCGCCTGCCGCCGCGCCGCTGAGGCCGCCGGACGGATTGGTCGGTGCAAATAGAACGTCGGTCATCGCTGTTGGCACGGTGCGACGCAGCGTGTCGGGTAGCACAACTCGTACTTCGCCTGCCCCGGCGTCACGTGCTGCCTGGTAGCTGGTCGCCACCGCCGCAAACCCAAGCTTGTTACCGCCAACGATCCCCAGTCGCCCGGCCTGGTCGCGGCGCTCTGGTCGATTCCATTCGACGTCAGGAAACAGCGGCTTAGATTTTTCCTGCCTGCGCCAAAAGGTATCCACGTTCGCCTTTCTCGAGTTCAAATACTACGCTTTTACGCTCCAGGACAATTGGCCAGCTGTTGGTTTTGGCAATTTCAAGGAGCTTTTCCGTGGGATTAAACACGACGGGATGTTCAACCATCGCCAGGAGGTGCCGGTCGCCCTCGCTGTCGCCAAACGCATAACTGCCAGCAAGCGTTAGCCCGTGCTTATCAATGATTCCCTGGAGGATCTTGTCTTTATTGGTATACGTCTTGGTGGTAATTGTACCGGTAAAGGTATCGCCCTGCCGTTCATAC is drawn from Candidatus Saccharibacteria bacterium oral taxon 488 and contains these coding sequences:
- a CDS encoding sortase, which translates into the protein MNPHDDQFGRRVGAPISSQPRPLTPPPRDYSGSQAAAANVIRDQINAIYGGRSTESTPHTTPVVQPRPTEQPHPEPTERTTVTPPPRTPSPHALNTAPPAAQPTQPATAPSPAHPAHITESPQPQPANKSTDKPTAAPPTTQPQPTAPAKTPTHQPQITADQWKQYHSSWQKYYQMYYERYYASHLDQKQQEFDRLVQSARDANTAAAPAMTDMLSTQNPIKRLRAQIQQTVRDKAKKVTKSRHFIPALAGVLVLLAFVFLQYNRVLFGIAAAYTTPGNVDPQNIIVNPASSTTVSPDPRLIIPKLNVDVPVIYGVNAADHNAQMKAMEKGAAHFAIAGANAVPGQVGNAVFSAHSSNDAFAPGDHKFVFAQNEKLVKDDIIYMHYQGKRYTYAVTKKEVVMPNEVSRVQIQTDKPMLTLISCVPLGTAEKRLLVFAEQISPDPSGAAKSTEPVTTRSAAIPGKPSPTLLERLFGAKD